The DNA sequence AAATCTACATCCATCAGCATGTTATGGTTCACACAAAAGTGGTCGAACTGCACAATGTTGCCCTCAGGCGACAAGTAAAAACAGCCACTTTAGTAAATGAATATAGACAAAAGTATCTTCAATCATTTGAATAAGTTTCTTTACATATTCATGCACATCACagaatattttttacaaagttatttaaatgtaaacacttAGAATAGGTATTTTTTGAGCCATATCAAAATGGACAAATTGCAATGCCAAcccttattttgaaataaacgaGTCACATGACTACAGGAAGCCAGTTTGTAGGTAGGGATGGCAATGTGCTTCTTGGTAGGATCTGGCTGACTTGGGCACTGTGCAGTGGGCGTcacaagaggtcccacagcatcacacatcATATGGAATTGTTGGATttacagctcctctgtaaaatcaacaaccaccatttcccaaaatctCTCTATCTGTAGCTGCTCCCACGTtcacataattatgatttaatggaaacagtgaaatttcgaaaatgtgttttttttctccaacattTCTACAATTTTTATCAGGTTTTGCGCATATGATTGAAGGAGATGCAGTTAGTGATGGCAAACAAAGATTTATGATCCTGGGAATGGTGGgtgaaaaccatttttttttatttggtttagtCACATCCAACATAAAAACAtggaagtttatttatttttttctattttcttacCACTGTATTTTTCTAACTAGGCAGAAGCATTTCCCACTGAATTAGACACCCCCCCAAATGTCCTAAAAGAGATAAAGTTTCGGGGGGGCCTTTTATGAATGCAGACCACAtctcctgtgtttttgtttgtgtgtgttgtgctctttctgcagaaataaatgtcagtCAGGATCAGAGGTGGCAGGACTTGTTTCCATTTACAGAACTGTCCTCCCCTCATTTCCCTCACAGCCTGAGGGATTTactattcaaatgtttgtgGCAATCAGAGAACAGCATTCTAGGATCCGGAGACCTCAGGGAACTGTTCTCCTCTGACCATTGTACCTGAAGGTTGACAGAAAAGGACAACAGGTGAGAAGATCTGATGCTGACAATGCAATTTCTAGAAAATTCACTCACTTTCCCATTAATATTACACACATGTTTCTGTCAGtggtttttcctgtttctctgcgATGTTTTCATGTGCTGCTGAACTCTTTCATAACTCATGTTTGTATTGATAAAGTAATCAACCCAAAATACTCTAATGCTATTCTTTATTAAAGGCTTTTAAAAGTACTAAAGAATCCCTCTAATATGTAGTCTATAAGGATAAAtacagttaaagggttaaaatgttggtagttttaaaaaaaatgtcaccaaatTCCTTGTTGgaaaaaattaagatgaaaagtagaagaagaaaaatgacttCTATTTTGCTTCGTTGGTAAGTGGTAAGTGAGCCCGCTGTGTGCATCATGCTGGCAGACTgattgttagaaatgaggaaattaaacaattagAAAGTAGTTTTCATGGACTTCCCATGGACGTACTATGGGCACTTGTGTTTCATGTGCGCACCCCATTCCTGCAGCATCTGTGTGAGGTCAGTACACTTTACTACATCATCCACCGCACATCATAAAGGCGTGTCACTTACATTAGCCTTTCAAACACttcaccacacacacaacaatggtatgttccatttttatgatgtcCCATCAGACCAAATGAATGTGTTTGTTCTGAACTTTCTTGAAATAAGGTCCAACATGGTGTGCACATATTTTTCCATGATGTGTCTGAATTGATCAGGTTGACTTTGGGTTTATTATACAtctgaaaaaaattgtatttttggtgtttttaaccagTTCTTGTgaaatttttctgatggaggacatataataagaaaattcaactcaaaattgcatttctaattatttttttccatttgaatcatggtgaatcaggagcagaaaaaaaaatgctgttggagtTTTGACACAGAAGTTTGGCGGCCCAaatgctccctgctctgctccattttgatgcatcctcTGGTAGAGGACTAGATCAGTGGTGTCCATCTGGCATCTGTCATcagactcaaaactgtacaggtgtgaatgtttgtgtgtaatGTTTTTTCTGCACGGAACTTGGTTTAATATTGGATCACAACGAATTtgcatttctgtaaataaacagGGTTTCCTTTTCACCTTTGAAAAGCATCCATGTTATGGAGATAACAATTTATCCATTAGATGATGCTGTTGGTTTCAGTCACTTCAAGTAACTCAAGGGGCTTAATATTTCACACCTTTACTTATTTTATAAACCATTGATATCTATTTCTTCTTTGGTTCTTGAAAAGGTCTAAAAATCAAATGACCTCAAGTCATTTTTTAGAGGTAAacagtaaattgttttttattttataaggaaaaatatatatttaacccTAGTTTTAGATGGGGAGTCATAAATCAATCAGAGAATGTGAGTCATCCAGATATTAGCAGTAAAGCCATCAGGCTCAGAATCCATGTTAGACATAAACCTCATGTAGTTCAGATGCTGAGAGTGAGTCTGAGTCTAAAACCTGGTACTCATTTAATCTGGGTAGATTTTAGCTTTTGAAGATAAATTAATGCTCTGCTCTGGCGGATTAATCTGTAATCAGTTCTTTAAATGTCTAATTTATTTTATCTAGATTATGACTGACATGACCTAAGAATCTTTCACCTGTGTTTTCAGGAAGCTTGAAGACGTGATGAGCAGCACTTGCAGTTGAACTTGTGAAcaatttgttaatttttaaagaaaagcctTGTGTTAACTGCTTTTAGAGCTTCAcatattaatgaaaataaatcagcCCCTCTGCAATGTGACACCCAACAGTAGAATGAATGAAGTAGAGGGGCTGAGCCTCTGGGCCAGAGTTCCACATTAATGAACATATGCTCTTCAGTGTTTGCTTTAGATGGAAATGTGATggaaaattttatgtttgttttcatcaaGCTGCAAAAGgaaacattcagaaacaaaGGTCTATGTGTTAGAATTTATGTACATTCACATTTGCAAATTTGATCCACATCAGGGTCATATTTCCTTCAATGATCTGTGTCTTTTGGCAAGTAGGAAAGAAACCAAAGGTCATAAACCGCTTTGTAACCGTCAAACCTGTTAGACCAGACTTTCTAGACGCACTCTAAAATAAATTTGTATTGTTAGTGTTTAAGCATGTTctcatggcatttttctcacgatggtaGACATATATAAAATTTAAGccaaaatttgcatttctgagtatttttaattcaaattattgtgaatcagcgTAGACAAAAAGATGCtattgaaaatatgaaaaaagctTGAAGCTGTGACATAGAACCTGCAACGGTAacccacaagctccttgctatTCTCCATtttaatgcatccacttacagacaatgGATCCaagtctgtcatttttttccttgtttgagctgaaatctggatcaaaactgtgtgactggatagctctgatacgGCTCCGTTTTGTTGTTGCACCAGcaatgttagattggggatgtgaggggctgtaagctagcggtagaGTGTcgaaacagatggatgatagaAGTGTGGgaaaggcttactccacaccaacttagaggtgaatttctgatgaaccacTGCCATACACCAGAATGTGTGTCACTATATGTCCTAGACATGACAAAATGTGGGAGTCATAGTAATGACAAAGGTTTGCTGATTAGAGCTTAAAATGTCAATCTTAATGAAAGACCAGTGAAAACGCtctttgtttccattttattaatttattctttctttctgaTCAGGTTTTTATGGCCACCACATTTATTTAAGTATCATAATCATAAATCCAGTTTTTAAACTATTCTCATATTTGTCTCAGCAGTTTCAGAAGCAGCAGAGCAAAGATGAAGCTGAGTTTGTTCCTGTTCATCCTTGTTGGTGAGTTGACCGTCAGCTGCTCTCTGATCATCTCCTTTTCTTTGACACAGTCacagtgaaacagaaaaagtctcctttagaagaagaagaatgttTGCATTTGATCAGATTGTTCAgaagcagatttttgtttttctctcaggTCCTTGTTGCGTCATGACAAACCAGCTTTTCCAATATCACTTCATCAATGAAAACAAGAGTTGGGATCAAGCCCGGCTCTACTGCAAAGACAACAATCACACTGACCTGGCCACAGTGAGCAGCATGGCAGACATGAACAGACTCAGGCAGGATTTAGGAACCAGGAACGCTTGGATTggtctgcagagaaaagctaGCAGCAACAGAACGTGGCAATGGTCTCAGCCTGATGTGCAGTTCAATGAAAGCCGAGATAATGGGTGGGATACAAACACAATGGAACCAAATGACTATGGCATAGAGAactgtgggactttaaacacagacaaaaaGTGGGCGGACCTGTCCTGCAACAGAGAAAAACCTTTTATCTGCTATGATGGTGAGAATGTGCAAGTGTCACTTCTAatgtaaagcacaaaaaagcttGTAAATATTAGAAACTTTTTCCatttattataaaacatttttgacagactttgaaaatattttatgaatatttgttgcttccacagaaaaaaacccatctCATATCATTTATGCTAACGAGAGTCTGAACTGGGCTGATGCTCAGAGCTTCTGCAGGGACCGTCACACAGACCTGATTAGTGGACCAGAGCAGATGGAAAAGCTGGATGAGGAGAAGACAAACAACTTAATCCAACAGTCCCAGGGTGGTTTTGTTTTCATCGGCCTGTTTAGAGACGCCTGGCAGTGGTCTGATGGGAGCAGCTTTTCCTTCAGGTTCTGGAATCTGCAGTATGATGATGAGATAAAGGACAGCAGTTGTGCCATGCTGAATGAGGACGGAAGGTGGAGTTCTGAGAATTGTAGTGAAGAACATCCCTTCATCTGCTATGATGGTAAGAGGAGTTTGAAAGTGACAGATCAGAGGAGGATGTTCAGCTGCTGTGTCTGCATGTTTAACAGGCCTCCTCTGTTTGTTTTAGGAAAATTGTTTTACTCTCTTGATAAAATGTAGTTTAGTGGATTTTGGATTCCCTGTCGTGAAATTTGCATTATTAGGTCTATTTCCTACtttgcttttccttttattattttgggATTTTATCTATGGttcaaaatgttaatttcttgaattgtttatttttttttattactcagAATTTGGTTAAGACAGTCTTTAAAAGGATCAGATGTTAAGAACAgtctctttttgtctttctctCATTCAGTttcaagaacacattttttacttaaatgtttttttccgttTCAAACAAACTTGGCAATCAGAAACAGAAGACAGATtaacttcaaagtaaaagattAGGATTTCTGTCTGAAGTCTTAACTTTTTCTCCTCCTTATCTTTACACAATTCTTATTTTGTGAGTTACAGCCCAATACTTTATGtcaagcttttattctgaaagtacAACAGTCAAAGTGAAACTGCTTTATTTTCAAAGCTACAGACATTTATAGATATTCTCAAcatat is a window from the Oryzias latipes chromosome 24, ASM223467v1 genome containing:
- the LOC101164797 gene encoding C-type mannose receptor 2-like, with amino-acid sequence MTNQLFQYHFINENKSWDQARLYCKDNNHTDLATVSSMADMNRLRQDLGTRNAWIGLQRKASSNRTWQWSQPDVQFNESRDNGWDTNTMEPNDYGIENCGTLNTDKKWADLSCNREKPFICYDEKNPSHIIYANESLNWADAQSFCRDRHTDLISGPEQMEKLDEEKTNNLIQQSQGGFVFIGLFRDAWQWSDGSSFSFRFWNLQYDDEIKDSSCAMLNEDGRWSSENCSEEHPFICYDDHVILIKENMTWEEALYYCRHHHHDLVTITNMDEQRWVQEKTKNASSPFVWTGLRYTCSLGFWFWVSDEVVHYKNWASPGQVNECDMSGAMQTGGEHKWFKKHDEEKFNFFCSTS